A segment of the Nilaparvata lugens isolate BPH chromosome X, ASM1435652v1, whole genome shotgun sequence genome:
tacgcacgtacctcgtgtgttgtcaccaattcacttctatgtatTTCCACAACGGACGTCAAAAATTAAGTTGCAACGGATGCactttgtgcgctcgtgtggccctagccttaATGGCCGGCCTATCGAGCAGCATAATACTGAAACTAATAAGAACGAAATGTTAATTAACTTGTATAAATGTGTGCCTAGAGGCAGTGGCGGCTCCAGGGGGGGGCATAGAGGCATGGACCTCCGTGAGCTCAGAAAGTTTCATTTTCAACATGACTCTATCAAAAGaaattaatgtttcaaaaaagttcatcgattcatacaataattaatagacCTACATTATCATCTTATAatgaatcattcataatttgaatataattttttcaataatataaaattcaatccattaaataatatttgtgaACCTATCTGAATCGCTAACCGCAGAAAGGCACCATGtccagttttcataattttacagaagAGACAAAACACTTGATAAAATCTAAACCTGCAGTAGGCCTAAATGATTTATTCAAAACGTCGCCTCGCCATTACAATGCTATCAGTTGGACATGTTTCCTTTCTACGGTTAGagattcatttataaaaatgtgattACTGAGATTTTAGTTAATTCTGGAAATCCATGAGTGAGCTAAAGAAAATGATTCCTACCATTTTTCAGTAAGCTGCAAGAACATTAATTTTTCTCCTCGTGTTTTAACTCTATTAACTCATTATGTTTATGAGTAATAAACTAATTTTTTTCTGGAAAAAGAGGGTCATGCCCCCCCACCGCACACATTTGTTGTTTTAATTCTAATACTGGATTCTATCCTTTACAGCCTcaactgtttgaaataatccaATCTATGATAAAATAACATAAGATCTGAGAAATATTTCCAGATAGTCTAAAACTTGTTTCTCTATACCAATTATAGGttacattcatttgatcagTGTTTCACCTTGTGATCCATTGAGCATGATCAAGAAATCATAAGTTTTGGTTCgcctaatttttcattttcctgcAATTCTACCTGTCCAATATAACTGGCGGACAGATAAAAGTTATTCCTGTCCCATCCATTGAATTTCAAAGAGAGGAGGAAATCTTCTAAATTCATCCctccaaaaatttaaaactttcaagagtaataatttatgatttttcacaAGTGTTGAATTTTCGGAAACCTGAATTAAAATGcaaattaaaatgttttttcagGTCTACCTTGTATGATGTGACTATCctcttattcaatatttgtgGTTTTGAGGAAAGCATTTGCCCATCATATCAATTGTAAGTAATATTTGAGGAGACATTATTATGCTTTtcttacaattattatcaactgttaCTACTAACTGTCAAGTCAATAGTAACATtattaactattaatttatGGCCTATCAAGCAGCATACTAAAGCTAAtataatagtccaggcaatggatgctcaaaaaagggtatagagggaaatgtttggaagacaatttctcaccccgcagttctgtttagggtattTAAGGAGGTAAACttataaaagtgaaattttcattgctgcaacaagtgttaACTCAgtggttccacaccttcaacagaggggataaagatgcaCACTTTTGGCATGTTCACCTACTAACTGGTCCAAattaagctgcaaagtcaaaaattttttcacagacaccccccttcaaatgtgattttcaaacgatcaattgttgcagcaatgaaaatttcaccccctacattgaagatgctataacaatgaaaagaaaacttggaatagtgaaataaagcatcatttcaaagagaattcaatgctctttaagcatcagtttttatgatgcattgttcgagatttataagccctgaaagagcaaaacattggataaaaacctgtcattttaacaattacacaccttcaagagcgaatatcttggtaactgttgggaatatcacaaaattccagcgaacaaaaagtgtagagaatttattaagcttcatttttgaatagttagttatgtcagTTGAAcacattgttctcaagatatgagcgtgggagCAAAACGCTTAAAATGCAattttcaaaccaccctcatccctttagcacatgagttaggaatttTAATGTTCTTCTCGTAACTAGTCTTAACAAaactgcaaagtcaaaaattgtgtctaaaacattccctccaaattcctttgtcaattggtctattgttgaaaaaatggagatttcacaatcAACACTAATGCTGCTGCAACAGTTATAGGGAAATGCGtataagtgtgaaattatacatcaaattgaagacaaTTCAATGcgttataagctcataatcagcatgaatttttcccatcgatttttaaaaggttataagagcaaaaattgaaatatattggaggcaaacatgttttttcaaaaattttacaccTTCAAGAGAGGATATATCGATAACTAGAGAAGATACcgtatagaaaaagttgtgagatgaatattgtaagaaattatgtaagcttaaattttgtaaataacaatTATGTACGTAAGATTCATAGTTTTAGATTTATATGGTATAATCTGGTACAATAGGTATTATATGGTACAATAAGGTATACAGCTGTGCTGAATAATAAGTTCTATTTCTccggctctaaattttgtaaattacgtgaaaatgtttaaattatcagtgatttgagtgtaatatttttgtttcctaTCCAGTtactcaaccttcaaaattcaaaattcttagttttagttgtttttgagtgaaaaagaactaaatttcagaaaagtggaatcataacctcatttcggacttttaaattattatctaaatttgggagagaaatagtacaaggagtatccttagtttttctctcccagtcagtgcttcttgtaaaaattataataataaaataacaaaaaaaaaaaaaatatgcgagaaaccaaaaaatggtacctttgaaccacccacacccccttagcacatgtggtaggggtggggacttttgatatgtttacctccgtactaccctaaacagaactgcagggtcaaaaattgtcttccaaacattccccTTTATAGCCTTttcttgactggactataagagCGGAGTGCTCATTAACTTGATGTATAAATAAGTGCCTGAGTAACTGAGTAGAGGAGGGTTAATTCTGACGTATTAAAAGTGGCCTTCAGATGTTTTCATCAACAATTAATTTTTGTCACATTCCAGGATTTGACTGTCTTATTAATGGTTATAATTCCACTTATCTGTATTGAATGGAGAAAAGTTACCTTAGCTTAAAGAAAGACCTCTATGACTTCGCCTGTATTCAGGCATTATAAAGTAGGTCTACCTGAATTTTGTTACAGAAATGTAACTGAATCTATCAAATCTAATGGATAAGAAACATTTTTTGGCATTTGTAGTGTCTTATATCTGACTATAAAATGAATGCTCTATGTGAGAGGAAAACTCTTCAACAAATCTCATAGTAGAATAGTTTAATGAAGGCGGCTGAATCAGACAAGGGTCTGATCAAAAGATTTACACTCATGAAGTTGGAAGTGTTCTTTTAGAACACTTAGCAACTCTTTAGAAACTCGCGCTcggcagggggcttcgccccctgcacccccaGTAGGGGgggttagcagcctccgcgctttgcgctccggctgggaggcaggcttcgcccgcccaattgtcttttgtgactataaatgttgGGTAGCAGGCTCCGCgtttcgcgctccggctgggatgCGGGCTCCGCCCGCACAattgtcttcttctcctcctccttcctctcttcctccttcctccttcctcttcttcttcttcaataatTAGATCACAGCTGCTGGTCAGTAAACAACTTGGAATGATGCCAGGAAAGGCGCGACACGTTACAAAGATCTCACACACAgttttcgatgaaaactcaatttgaatttggttgaaatttagctatGGCTATTAACTTAACTTggcgagctgaacaaaaaagcttgaaataaattttttgtgggaaacaaatttaaatgtgtcccaaatatttgggcGAGTACAGGGGTGCCGGGGGGGAAAAATTTGGAAGGTCTGGAGGTTTTccgtagcctccagtgtagtatgcaacagatttggtattcagttttcacagcgatcttatagttttggctgggaatttttcgtatttgggaaaacttcaaattttcgatgaaaactcaatttcccggGTCCCCATTTGAATTCGGTTGAAATTGAACTATGGCTATAGGCTTATCTCCGGGGGCTGAACAAAATAGCTTTTATCGAATTTTCTGTGCGATGCTGATTTCAAATGTCGAAAAAATTGGGGGTCTCTAGGGGGCCAGGAGGTGAAATTTTCGTGATTTGGAGGTTTTCCCATAGCCTCCAGTACGTTCCCTAATTGATTTCGAGGTTGTTTGTCCGTGACAATCAGCCGTATTGGCTGTTAATTTCTTGTCTATGtggctttaatataataaagattggCAACTTCAGTATAATAAGATTTAGTACTCTTATATACAATGAAGTTAATTCCACCCACAAAGAGCATTTGGActaaatgttattcaatttaacaaGTATAGCATAGCAACAGACATCATCATCAGTGATTATATGATGTTTGTAGATTAAACATAGAGCATTTGTCATGATGTCCCTAGTATTGAAGTTTTATAGTCTACTTTCAAGTTTTGGAGAAGCCATTCTTGACATTCACCACTGAACCGGCATCCATTTTgcattcaatgataataaatgtTAGCATCTTGTATAAGTCGTGATATACTGCTCTTGGAATACAATTTTGATGCAATTAATGTCACAAATGTTGGTGGCTGCCAAgataaaagaaaattatattaaatttctggtactgatattattttttaccagagaccactaccagccgagaccactaccgagaccaggagcagagcagcgagcaggccaatgagggaaccacggcgagactaaccgcaacctgaggtgtcttccttgtctactacccagccgatgcctaggaggaaccgagccggccgccgaatccagaagaggagggccctacgtcggcttcgccaggtggaggagaggctgaggctgtacaccgccgcgccagctgcgccccaagacttagcgccccagcctaacaactggcgcgcggttctggatgcgcgggttgggtgccgaaccgacatcggagtgtgtgcagcggaagcctacgaccctgcctgcccggggtttgaccgaaggccccttctaaacgaggaagtggtcgaggaggtcctcccggcggagattcggcacggcctctggctagtagatcacccggtcagccctctccgtagcccgggtaaaccagagtggagactgcgaactattgacttgagcccctgccggcctgctctcgcaccagacggacctgcccgggaccctcgcgcggcgtggtatcgcgccagtcgacgactactaaacatctagcctgccttggccccttttagggccacc
Coding sequences within it:
- the LOC111047804 gene encoding uncharacterized protein LOC111047804: MPRRNRAGRRIQKRRALRRLRQVEERLRLYTAAPAAPQDLAPQPNNWRAVLDARVGCRTDIGVCAAEAYDPACPGFDRRPLLNEEVVEEVLPAEIRHGLWLVDHPVSPLRSPGKPEWRLRTIDLSPCRPALAPDGPARDPRAAWYRASRRLLNI